One Sesamum indicum cultivar Zhongzhi No. 13 linkage group LG14, S_indicum_v1.0, whole genome shotgun sequence genomic window, AGCTGAACCGGGCAGCTACAAGGCCTTGAATCGAACCGGCCAAAGCAAACATGGTTAGAACGAAGCAAAGAAGGCTGAAACTCCTGAGAAGAATCCAAGTGGTTGTCCAGCCTCTGATGTTTCTCTGTCTCAGCCACATTTCCACTGGGAAGTATATAGATAAGGGCCAAAAGTTGAGGGCTCCAAGAACACCTAGTACCTGGTTGAAGTAAGGGAACATCATTGCTACTGCAGTTGTTGAGACAACATAAGCTGTCCTGAAACACACCCTCTGCAGATTCATCTTCAGAGCTGGCAGGAATGGGAGTTTGAGAGTGTAGTGTTTGTGGACGAATGGGCTGTCCGGGAGCTGCTCCGCCAACCATTTGTCTGCCACCGCGAATACCGGTTGAGAATACATCTGAGGATCGGAACATAGGGAACAAAATCATGTGTTGTTGAGATAATAAAACCGTTATTGGTATTGGAGTACGAGGTCCCACCAATTTatgttcatacattttttgcGGTTAGGGGTAGGCTTCTAATTTTACATGTCCTCGTCACTTATAGTTGATCAATGGCGTCTATACAAATATTCTATCCTGGTAACGAAACCTTAAACAACGATGAATTTGAGAACGATTGGGGTTAAAAATCTTTCTATAGCCTTTCGAGAGAGATGTTTATTGCTCCACTACAACTTGAAGTCGTACACACTTAGAGGTGTTGGGGCATCCCCAATTAGGATACTCTAACACCTAAGTCGGTCGATGGGTCAAAAGGTCATAATATCAAAGGTGATAATACTTTCAAGTGTtaattacgcttaacaaataaaaaattacaattttcctcaaaaaaaaaattaaaattacacttacaccccctTCAGAAAGTTTCAATTTACACATGATCTCTTTCGTTAGAGGTTGAACGAAAAATGCTGACatcagtaaaaaaaatattacatgaatttttaattttactcctTACTGAAGATTctcatgtatatatttgtacttGTAAGGggataaaacatatataagggataattacatttacaccctcTCACATATTGTCTctttacacaaaccacccttaccttttgaaaaattataaaaaccacCCCTGAtagcatttaaaataaaaaaatgtcccTGTTGGCTATATCaacctttaaaataatttttcaaggacAGAAATACCCTCATGggtgtttctgtaattatcaaaaggtagAAGAGATGTCAAAGTAAGATTTATGAAGATGAGTAATATGaccccatatatttttttattattcatgccattttttagtttaaatctaaattattttattaacttttaattaaatctctatataaaattagaccttttaataattaaaatattaaattattcaattaacatATAAACGTAGAATTTTCAGagagaatttaaatataattttgaaacttctattaaaataaaatataatatcgtATTTTCAAAAGGGATCTAAACATAATTAACCCTGTATCTTATAAAATAGTGATTGTGGGCAACTGTATGGCCTACAAGTATAAGTTATGTTGCCGACTTGTGTGAAAATCACGTGGATCCTTGACATGTTTGGCTACTCGCAAGGATACTTGTGATAGTTACATATTATCTACAGTAAAGAGTGttagatttttcttcttatccTCACACATGTTTCACAATGTGTCGTATAGAGATGGAGCAAGAATCACAGCAGACCAATGGAGAACAAGACTTTGTACTGACTTAGTTGCAGCATTACCTGATATCCTCCGACTAAGTGTAGAACGATGCACGCGTTAGCAAAGTCGATCAGCCAGTAAGGCTCATAGAAGCCGAAGCCGGTCAAGAGATTCCCCGGCGTTTGATCTCCGAAAGCTGCATATCCGAAGCCTCCACAGCTGAGATAGAAAAACGTCGTGATGCAGATGGAAACTACCGAAGCATTCTTCATCGTCTCACTCTCCGGTGGAGGTGATCTCAAAGTGTCCTTCAAAAGTTTGATGACAGAGTTTAGAATCTTGTCTGATTATTTCAGTGGACTTATGTTGCAGGTGAAAGGCCTTTTTACCTGGATGTTGAGAACAATCATTGAGTATGGATAGGCAAAAGCAATGTCTCCAAGTGCCTGACAAACCAGCCACAGTTTCTGAGTCCTAGACGATGCAGAAAGACCATCGATGCTGCCCTGAACTACTCCGTCTCCTGTAATAGACGAACATTCAAAGGCAATTCAGTACTCAATtctgtaaaattttatgttgtcCTGATCAAGAGTAGATAAAAAAACGACCAATGACTTTTGCGGCTCCTAATCCCAGTCCAATGGAAGAATAGGCGAACGACATGATTGCAGCAACTACAGACAGCCAATCCATGCTATGGAAATCCGGTATCAGAGACATAAATACTTGAACTAGTCCGAATATCAGCATGTAAAACGTGTCTCCAAATTCGCAAGAAGCATCGTGTCCATGCTTATGGTAACAGTTTGACCTCTCTATTGCTCTGTTTGTCAAAAAGAACAGAAGATTCAGAACAGATCAAACATGATCTCTGTAAGAAATGTAATAGACTTTAGTAGTTTCACCAGTTAAGGCAGCGGTAATAGTAGGAAAGGTACCTCAAGCAGGTCGCAGAAGTAATGACATAAGCAATTCCGGTCCCGTAGAAACTTATCTGCATAACTAGCTCACAAATCCAAGCACTCCTCTCTCCTACAGTGCCAAATTTTTCCAAGGATTCAGAGTTACTGATTTCTTGACTAGCGTTAAACGGGCTGATCAAGATTAGAAACTGACTGTAGCTGTGATGATCTTACCTAAATACAACCGAACAGCATCAGTGTAGGACCTGTTCCTGATAGGACCATACTCTGGGTCGGGAGATCTATAGCAATCGCAGAGGAGGAACGTAGAAATCAAAGTGATGAAGGCAAAAAACAGCATCAAAAAAGGGCCCGCTATCCAGCCCAGCTGAGCCATGCTCCAGGCCAGAGAGAGCACACCCGAGCCTATCACTCCGGTTATGATATGGGCCACGGCTGTCCATATTGTCCCTTTACCATACGAAAAGTACCAGAATCACTCATCAGGAAGTTGCAAGAGAGTTCTAAGAGAGAAGATACTGgattaattgtaaatttgtaaggaaaaagaaacacaaagagGAGACAGCAAACCAGTTCTTTTGGTGGCAGAGTTGTCTGAAGAGGAACTGAATTGTAGTAAGGGCAGATCATCTGATTCTGTTATTCCCATTGTAATTCACCAGGATTCTTAGACTCGAATACGAGAACTGTTATGCCGTTGTTATTGATGCGTGCTCTTTCCGGACAGGAAATTTTGAGACAAAAGTCAGGTTTCTACCATTGTTTCTACCATTGTTGATAGAGACATTGCTTCTATGGAAAACTGGTCCCCCCACTAGTACACTTACTCATTTTTTACAACACAAACATGTCACCTTTCGTGCAATAATGTTGCTACCCGACGTAATATCCCCTTCccaatccaattaattatgttgctGGTTATGTACATACGTcttcttaaataatttcaattatgttTTTGTCTAATGACCTAACCCTTAACatacttttttcttgataaataATTGCGTTTCTTTTCTATCTAATGGCCTAACCTTTATGGTGGAGAACTTTCTGAGATTTGAATTGTgggttttgaaaattatacgAGCTTTCAAGAATACACGTCTTCTTATACTTATAAGGGTGGCCAACGGTTGATTTACACTGCAAAGTCAGAACACGCATGAAGAGAAGACTAATGAAGTTAGAGACGTGCAAGGTAGAGATTTAAGTTAAGCCTTAATGTCAACTTAGAAACAAGCTTTAGATTGTATTACACTTGGAATAAGCAATAGTTTCACAGTCAATTTCAGCTTTTTTCAGCTAAATTTCGCCCTCATTAATCCTTCAATAGATCCAATCAAGCCCACCAATGACAGAACCAAAGCAAACATGCTGAACACTTGAAGATAAATCCACTTTCTCGTCCACGCTCCAGTTTTAGACTGCACAAAATACATTTCAACAGGAAAGTACACAGCAAGTGGCCAAAAGTTGAGTGCTCCCAGAACTCCCAGAACCTGGTTGAAATAAGGGAAGACCATTGCTACTCCGGTGGTTGAAATAACGTATGCAGTCCGGAAACATAGCCTCAACATGTTCATCTGAAAGGCCGGTAGCAGTGGGAGTTTACAAGTGTAGAACTTGTTGATGAATCTACTCTGGGGGAACTTCTCAGCAAGCCATCTTTCTGCATATGCAAATACCGGCTGACTATACACCTGAACGACAAGCGATCCCGTTTGTTAATTTCAAGTAAAAAGCTGAGGATGAGCAACATGTACAATTACATCTCTTATGATCACCTGGTATCCTCCTATTAGATGTAGAATGATGCAAGCGTTAGCAAAGTCTACAAGCCAATATGGCTCATAGAATCCGAATCCCGTCAAGAGGTTCCCAGGCGTTTGGTCTCCAAATGCTGCGTATCCAAAGCATCCACAGCAGAGGTAGAAGAACGTGGTGATGAGTATTGAAGCCATGGTTGCCTTCTTCATGGTCTGGTTTTCTGGTGGAGGTGACTTGAGAGTATCCTTAAGTCCAAAAAGGCTAAACTTGTCAAATTTCTCTTTGGGGTggagatgattttttttgtttgatttatgtTTGTAGATTTGAACACCTGAATTTCCAAGACAATTTGTGTGTATGGATAAGAAAAAGCAATGTCTCCAAGTGCCTGAAAAACTAGCCAGACTTTTTGAGCAGAAGTGTGGGTTTGGATGCCTCCGATGCTTCCCTTGATCTTTCTATTTTCTGTAAAACCATAAATCAGTACCTGGAGTTTCAACAGTAACTCAACCAGGAGATACatttcttcccatttttttcataaaacaaatGTTGGGACCAGACCAGAATTCTGTTAGAATATTGCACGGAAAATTACGAAGGAAACATCAAACAGAACGGTTCGGAAAATGCTACAACGTCCATTCCAAGTTCCTCAACTTTTGTTTCTCTTCCTACTATAATAGACGACAATTCATCAACTGTTCATACTAGACttgaaaacatattttaaaattctaaatctAAGCCTGACAATAAAGTCAAATCCACAAATTAcgttaaaatataatattgaatccAACTTGGTACTACAATAAATTCTAAgtaaacataaacaaaaggaGAAATCAAAGGAGGTTGGAGCCTCACAATCGATGAGACTGTACGGTTGTAGCCCCACAACTAAGAAGTTATGaactcaaattaatttttggtttacttgttagagataattacatcatcctcccttaaaattttgtataattacatatagaaCCCCATGTTTGATCTATAATCAATCAATTGTAGGTAAAgatgatttttcatttaaattttttactggTATCAACGAATTCTGTGAATTTTTTAAcccataaatttatttattggataaagacaaaagttaattatattatgtgtaatttctcaaattacaagaagatttatatataattacatcaaacattAGGTGAGAacggtgtaattatccattttattatttgaattgaaactattgatatatttaaccAATGTTTGACATTTGAACGTTGTAAATGGTGCAATGAACCAAGCAcgaaaagaggaaaaaaaggagagagagagagacgaaAGTTTGGAGGGCATACCAACTACAGTTGCAAAGCCGAGTCCGAATCCAATGAAAGCATAGGAGAAGGACATAATTGCCGCAATAACAGACAGCCACGCCATGTTGTGAAAATCTGGTATCTGAGACACTATAACCTGAATCAACCCAAACACCAACATGAATTTGTTGTCCCCGTATTTGCACTCAGCATCCCGACCCTCATCGTGGTAACAGTCTGACCGTAGAATCGCTCTGCACATGAGTTTAAACGGTGGTTCTTAAAAACGTCGATAGTTGGTTTACTACCAGTACCAGGTAAAGGCAATTCTGGTCCGAAGCTGAAACCGCTATTTCCCTACTGCTTACTTCACACTGGACGCCGTGACGATTGTATACGCCACTCCACATCCGTAGAAGCTCTCCAGTACAATTATTGCGCAGATTCTTTGCTTCTTCTTCCCTGAAACATCAAATTATGgtatagataaaatattaatccaaaagaattatacaaattaaaaaattcttaatcaaatcaatttgGTAGGGTAGGCActtagagaaaaaataaataaataaataaataattcaggCCCGaacctaataaaaaatatatattgtccctatctattaatatttatggaTCTTTATACTCAAATTTGACCATGAAAGATAtgcttctattttctttagcaatttaattgaattatcatcaactaatttaattaaatttaagacggagtaaaattatgtaattttttaatcgtgtgcaatttttaatcaataaaaagttgaatgatccagattttgatcaatcagttgataaataaaagttaaaacaaTATTGACAAATCCAatgaatatattgaattataataaatttttgctaGTTTGAAAcacaattttctttctctgataacaatttattttgatatctaAATATGAGTAGTTTATCTATTGACTTCTATTTTAGTACGTATTTTTTTGGTACAATATGTTTCCAAcgtgttttattattttagctttaattcatattttttagtttcttttactaatattGTGTGTTGAGTAAAAATACCATACATCGcctatctaaaaataataataataataataaagataaacaTGTCGTGATCTTACCAAATTCATAACTTATTGTCTGAAAAAAACAACTTTGGATCTTGAGAAAGGTAAAATTC contains:
- the LOC105176559 gene encoding probable amino acid permease 7 → MEMMEINGRTSSLKDPKTSFQIPELSNRTGTIWTAVAHIITGVIGAGVLSLAWSTAQLGWVAGPLTIVLFAAITQISIFLVCDCYRSPDPASGPILNRSFIEAVKFFLGKKKQRICAIIVLESFYGCGVAYTIVTASSVKAILRSDCYHDEGRDAECKYGDNKFMLVFGLIQVIVSQIPDFHNMAWLSVIAAIMSFSYAFIGFGLGFATVVENRKIKGSIGGIQTHTSAQKVWLVFQALGDIAFSYPYTQIVLEIQDTLKSPPPENQTMKKATMASILITTFFYLCCGCFGYAAFGDQTPGNLLTGFGFYEPYWLVDFANACIILHLIGGYQVYSQPVFAYAERWLAEKFPQSRFINKFYTCKLPLLPAFQMNMLRLCFRTAYVISTTGVAMVFPYFNQVLGVLGALNFWPLAVYFPVEMYFVQSKTGAWTRKWIYLQVFSMFALVLSLVGLIGSIEGLMRAKFS
- the LOC105176558 gene encoding probable amino acid permease 7 isoform X2 yields the protein MGITESDDLPLLQFSSSSDNSATKRTGTIWTAVAHIITGVIGSGVLSLAWSMAQLGWIAGPFLMLFFAFITLISTFLLCDCYRSPDPEYGPIRNRSYTDAVRLYLGERSAWICELVMQISFYGTGIAYVITSATCLRAIERSNCYHKHGHDASCEFGDTFYMLIFGLVQVFMSLIPDFHSMDWLSVVAAIMSFAYSSIGLGLGAAKVIGDGVVQGSIDGLSASSRTQKLWLVCQALGDIAFAYPYSMIVLNIQDTLRSPPPESETMKNASVVSICITTFFYLSCGGFGYAAFGDQTPGNLLTGFGFYEPYWLIDFANACIVLHLVGGYQTNGWRSSSRTAHSSTNTTLSNSHSCQL
- the LOC105176558 gene encoding probable amino acid permease 7 isoform X1; the encoded protein is MGITESDDLPLLQFSSSSDNSATKRTGTIWTAVAHIITGVIGSGVLSLAWSMAQLGWIAGPFLMLFFAFITLISTFLLCDCYRSPDPEYGPIRNRSYTDAVRLYLGERSAWICELVMQISFYGTGIAYVITSATCLRAIERSNCYHKHGHDASCEFGDTFYMLIFGLVQVFMSLIPDFHSMDWLSVVAAIMSFAYSSIGLGLGAAKVIGDGVVQGSIDGLSASSRTQKLWLVCQALGDIAFAYPYSMIVLNIQDTLRSPPPESETMKNASVVSICITTFFYLSCGGFGYAAFGDQTPGNLLTGFGFYEPYWLIDFANACIVLHLVGGYQMYSQPVFAVADKWLAEQLPDSPFVHKHYTLKLPFLPALKMNLQRVCFRTAYVVSTTAVAMMFPYFNQVLGVLGALNFWPLSIYFPVEMWLRQRNIRGWTTTWILLRSFSLLCFVLTMFALAGSIQGLVAARFS